In Zingiber officinale cultivar Zhangliang chromosome 8B, Zo_v1.1, whole genome shotgun sequence, a single genomic region encodes these proteins:
- the LOC122015007 gene encoding uncharacterized protein LOC122015007 isoform X4, with translation MQNRKNASNRSDIAWKYGMEVDNNPRKIICSFCNKIISCGVYRFKQHLACTRKDVEACKSVPVEVKMEMAEVLTQLKKSSKRIMRNEEEEGMIESDPHKKGKMVKESISNKTIGNTLNSKKKLRDEACQQIVRFFRTSGIPFSCAKNPEFAKMFEFVGKCGSEFIPPSYHELENSSLEKEMKNTIDILEEYRYEWKKTGCSIICDEWTDMKGKFYCNFLVNNPAGTIFMKSIDTSGFSETTENIFEVLEEILEKVGEENVVQVMTNNTGNYKVAAKMLIEKRKKIVWSPCVIRLLDEILEDFEKNLSHHGITIAKGKKITTFIYSRIEIISTLRNFTKGKDFIGPTTTPSATAYLTLLYLFDIKDALITMCSMRMLKSEEVQQIVQDHGFWNDIVDCLNFALPIIEVILKIDSDEKPTMGFIYEETKCAKNRILSLNNTKGFETICKIIKERWNPLLHPLYSASYFLNPQLYRPDRTFENPNDHIDWLITMLTNDDSTKENQAKITSQLNYFQLGSGFLQSEAAMMVRHTKDPAKWWDSYGKHCPELQRMAIRLLNLTCSSCGSGQTWNAYEQVYLKKSSSLYQKKLNDLFLVIQNFKSKTQQARTKTFEGINPEVLSYEDEDEDEDEELITEKEVGEVSGAKKDMLVNVDVDEDVSEGVSFPGNYSGNEVDTCLSDPQSQGSASGVPLPGNHSGNEVDTCLYKPQPQSATSAGSHLYSEDWILSIMNETSEMTATMRVPLPGNHGGNEDDTSWYIPQPKSVASAGSHLYLDPWYHDGSFCQSRCRCVFLLLHSTSFSFLWGKKIEKEKPLIGLASVC, from the exons ATGCAAAATAGAAAAAATGCATCAAACAGATCAGATATTGCTTGGAAGTATGGAATGGAAGTTGATAataatccaagaaaaatcataTGTAGCTTCTGCAACAAAATAATATCCTGTGGTGTTTATCGCTTCAAACAACACCTAGCTTGTACTAGGAAAGATGTGGAAGCATGCAAGAGTGTACCCGTTGAAGTCAAGATGGAAATGGCTGAAGTTTTAACCCAGCTAAAGAAATCTTCAAAAAGGATAATGAGgaatgaggaagaggagggaaTGATAGAAAGTGATCCACATAAGAAGGGAAAGATGGTCAAAGAATCGATCTCGAATAAAACAATTGGTAACACTCTGAATTCTAAAAAGAAATTAAGGGATGAAGCTTGTCAACAAATTGTTAGATTTTTTCGCACAAGTGGCATTCCCTTTAGTTGTGCAAAAAATCCAGAATTTGcaaaaatgtttgaatttgttggaAAATGTGGTTCAGAATTTATACCTCCTTCCTACCATGAGCTTGAAAATTCTTCTCtagaaaaagaaatgaaaaatacaATTGATATACTCGAGGAGTACAGATATGAGTGGAAGAAGACAGGTTGCTCAATAATATGTGATGAATGGACAGATATGAAGGGAAAGTTTTACTGTAATTTTTTGGTGAATAATCCAGCGGGTACTATTTTTATGAAATCTATTGATACATCTGGCTTTTCAGAAAcaactgaaaatatttttgaggTATTGGAGGAAATACTTGAAAAGGTTGGAGAAGAGAATGTTGTTCAAGTGATGACTAACAATACTGGAAATTATAAGGTTGCTGCGAAGATGTTgatagaaaagagaaaaaaaatagtttggaGCCCTTGTGTCATCCGACTGTTAGATGAAATTTTAGAAGATTTTGAGAAAAACTTGTCACATCATGGGATAACTATTGCTAAAGGTAAAAAGATTACTACATTCATTTATTCAAGAATCGAAATTATTTCGACGTTAAGGAATTTCACTAAAGGCAAGGATTTCATTGGACCAACTACTACTCCATCTGCTACTGCATATTTGACTTTGTTATATCTTTTTGATATTAAAGATGCACTTATTACAATGTGTTCAATGCGGATGTTGAAGTCCGAAGAAGTACAACAAATAGTTCAGGATCATGGATTTTGGAATGACATAGTTGATTGTTTGAACTTTGCTCTTCCTATCATTGAAGTAATTTTGAAGATAGATTCTGATGAGAAACCAACCATGGGATTCATATATGAAGAGACAAAATGTGCAAAAAATAGAATTCTATCATTGAATAATACGAAAGG GTTTGAGACCAtttgtaaaataattaaagaGAGATGGAATCCACTACTTCACCCACTATATTCAGCAAGTTATTTTTTGAACCCTCAATTGTACCGTCCTGATCGCACTTTCGAGAATCCAAATGATCATATTGATTGGTTAATAACTATGTTAACCAATGATGATTCGACGAAAGAAAATCAGGCAAAGATAACAAgtcaacttaattattttcaactaGGTTCAGGATTTTTACAAAGTGAGGCTGCAATGATGGTGAGACATACAAAAGATCCAGCTAAGTGGTGGGATTCATATGGAAAGCATTGTCCTGAGCTGCAAAGGATGGCGATTCGCCTATTAAATTTGACTTGTAGCTCTTGTGGAAGTGGACAAACTTGGAATGCATATGAgcaa GTTTACCTAAAGAAAAGCAGCAGCTTGTATCAAAAGAAGCTGAATGATTTGTTTCTTgtcattcaaaattttaaatcaaaaacCCAACAAGCTCGAACAAAAACATTTGAGGGCATTAATCCTGAAGTGTTGTcctatgaagatgaagatgaagatgaagatgaagaattgATAACTGAAAAGGAAGTTGGCGAAGTAAGTGGAGCAAAGAAGGATATGCTTGTCAATGTTGATGTAGATGAAGATGTTAGTGAAG GAGTTTCCTTTCCTGGAAATTATAGTGGAAATGAAGTCGATACATGTTTGTCTGATCCTCAAAGTCAAGGTTCAGCATCAG GAGTTCCCTTACCTGGAAATCATAGTGGAAATGAAGTGGATACATGTTTGTATAAACCTCAACCTCAAAGTGCAACATCAG CTGGTTCACATTTATATTCGGAAGATTGGATCCTTAGCATCATGAATGAAACTTCTGAAATGACAGCGACTATGC GAGTTCCCTTACCTGGAAATCATGGTGGAAATGAAGATGATACAAGTTGGTATATTCCTCAACCTAAGAGTGTAGCATCAG CTGGTTCACATTTATATCTGGATCCTTGGTACCATGACGGAAGCTTCTGTCAATCACGGTGCAGATGTGTGTTTCTACTTCTACATTCAACTTCCTTCAGCTTCCTTtggggaaaaaaaatagaaaaagaaaaaccgTTGATTGGCTTAGCCTCTGTTTGTTGA
- the LOC122015007 gene encoding uncharacterized protein LOC122015007 isoform X3, producing the protein MQNRKNASNRSDIAWKYGMEVDNNPRKIICSFCNKIISCGVYRFKQHLACTRKDVEACKSVPVEVKMEMAEVLTQLKKSSKRIMRNEEEEGMIESDPHKKGKMVKESISNKTIGNTLNSKKKLRDEACQQIVRFFRTSGIPFSCAKNPEFAKMFEFVGKCGSEFIPPSYHELENSSLEKEMKNTIDILEEYRYEWKKTGCSIICDEWTDMKGKFYCNFLVNNPAGTIFMKSIDTSGFSETTENIFEVLEEILEKVGEENVVQVMTNNTGNYKVAAKMLIEKRKKIVWSPCVIRLLDEILEDFEKNLSHHGITIAKGKKITTFIYSRIEIISTLRNFTKGKDFIGPTTTPSATAYLTLLYLFDIKDALITMCSMRMLKSEEVQQIVQDHGFWNDIVDCLNFALPIIEVILKIDSDEKPTMGFIYEETKCAKNRILSLNNTKGFETICKIIKERWNPLLHPLYSASYFLNPQLYRPDRTFENPNDHIDWLITMLTNDDSTKENQAKITSQLNYFQLGSGFLQSEAAMMVRHTKDPAKWWDSYGKHCPELQRMAIRLLNLTCSSCGSGQTWNAYEQVYLKKSSSLYQKKLNDLFLVIQNFKSKTQQARTKTFEGINPEVLSYEDEDEDEDEELITEKEVGEVSGAKKDMLVNVDVDEDVSEGVSFPGNYSGNEVDTCLSDPQSQGSASGVPLPGNHSGNEVDTCLSNPQSQGSPSGVPLPGNHSGNEVDTCLSNPQSQGSPSGVPLPGNHSGNEVDTCLYKPQPQSATSAGSHLYSEDWILSIMNETSEMTATMRVPLPGNHGGNEDDTSWYIPQPKSVASGTSEQFKRTSMSAFNQWPIYKGQFDV; encoded by the exons ATGCAAAATAGAAAAAATGCATCAAACAGATCAGATATTGCTTGGAAGTATGGAATGGAAGTTGATAataatccaagaaaaatcataTGTAGCTTCTGCAACAAAATAATATCCTGTGGTGTTTATCGCTTCAAACAACACCTAGCTTGTACTAGGAAAGATGTGGAAGCATGCAAGAGTGTACCCGTTGAAGTCAAGATGGAAATGGCTGAAGTTTTAACCCAGCTAAAGAAATCTTCAAAAAGGATAATGAGgaatgaggaagaggagggaaTGATAGAAAGTGATCCACATAAGAAGGGAAAGATGGTCAAAGAATCGATCTCGAATAAAACAATTGGTAACACTCTGAATTCTAAAAAGAAATTAAGGGATGAAGCTTGTCAACAAATTGTTAGATTTTTTCGCACAAGTGGCATTCCCTTTAGTTGTGCAAAAAATCCAGAATTTGcaaaaatgtttgaatttgttggaAAATGTGGTTCAGAATTTATACCTCCTTCCTACCATGAGCTTGAAAATTCTTCTCtagaaaaagaaatgaaaaatacaATTGATATACTCGAGGAGTACAGATATGAGTGGAAGAAGACAGGTTGCTCAATAATATGTGATGAATGGACAGATATGAAGGGAAAGTTTTACTGTAATTTTTTGGTGAATAATCCAGCGGGTACTATTTTTATGAAATCTATTGATACATCTGGCTTTTCAGAAAcaactgaaaatatttttgaggTATTGGAGGAAATACTTGAAAAGGTTGGAGAAGAGAATGTTGTTCAAGTGATGACTAACAATACTGGAAATTATAAGGTTGCTGCGAAGATGTTgatagaaaagagaaaaaaaatagtttggaGCCCTTGTGTCATCCGACTGTTAGATGAAATTTTAGAAGATTTTGAGAAAAACTTGTCACATCATGGGATAACTATTGCTAAAGGTAAAAAGATTACTACATTCATTTATTCAAGAATCGAAATTATTTCGACGTTAAGGAATTTCACTAAAGGCAAGGATTTCATTGGACCAACTACTACTCCATCTGCTACTGCATATTTGACTTTGTTATATCTTTTTGATATTAAAGATGCACTTATTACAATGTGTTCAATGCGGATGTTGAAGTCCGAAGAAGTACAACAAATAGTTCAGGATCATGGATTTTGGAATGACATAGTTGATTGTTTGAACTTTGCTCTTCCTATCATTGAAGTAATTTTGAAGATAGATTCTGATGAGAAACCAACCATGGGATTCATATATGAAGAGACAAAATGTGCAAAAAATAGAATTCTATCATTGAATAATACGAAAGG GTTTGAGACCAtttgtaaaataattaaagaGAGATGGAATCCACTACTTCACCCACTATATTCAGCAAGTTATTTTTTGAACCCTCAATTGTACCGTCCTGATCGCACTTTCGAGAATCCAAATGATCATATTGATTGGTTAATAACTATGTTAACCAATGATGATTCGACGAAAGAAAATCAGGCAAAGATAACAAgtcaacttaattattttcaactaGGTTCAGGATTTTTACAAAGTGAGGCTGCAATGATGGTGAGACATACAAAAGATCCAGCTAAGTGGTGGGATTCATATGGAAAGCATTGTCCTGAGCTGCAAAGGATGGCGATTCGCCTATTAAATTTGACTTGTAGCTCTTGTGGAAGTGGACAAACTTGGAATGCATATGAgcaa GTTTACCTAAAGAAAAGCAGCAGCTTGTATCAAAAGAAGCTGAATGATTTGTTTCTTgtcattcaaaattttaaatcaaaaacCCAACAAGCTCGAACAAAAACATTTGAGGGCATTAATCCTGAAGTGTTGTcctatgaagatgaagatgaagatgaagatgaagaattgATAACTGAAAAGGAAGTTGGCGAAGTAAGTGGAGCAAAGAAGGATATGCTTGTCAATGTTGATGTAGATGAAGATGTTAGTGAAG GAGTTTCCTTTCCTGGAAATTATAGTGGAAATGAAGTCGATACATGTTTGTCTGATCCTCAAAGTCAAGGTTCAGCATCAG GAGTTCCCTTACCTGGAAATCATAGTGGAAATGAAGTGGATACATGTTTGTCTAATCCTCAAAGTCAAGGCTCACCATCTG GAGTTCCCTTACCTGGAAATCATAGTGGAAATGAAGTGGATACATGTTTGTCTAATCCTCAAAGTCAAGGCTCACCATCTG GAGTTCCCTTACCTGGAAATCATAGTGGAAATGAAGTGGATACATGTTTGTATAAACCTCAACCTCAAAGTGCAACATCAG CTGGTTCACATTTATATTCGGAAGATTGGATCCTTAGCATCATGAATGAAACTTCTGAAATGACAGCGACTATGC GAGTTCCCTTACCTGGAAATCATGGTGGAAATGAAGATGATACAAGTTGGTATATTCCTCAACCTAAGAGTGTAGCATCAGGTACGTCTGAGCAGTTTAAAAGGACTAGTATGTCAGCTTTCAACCAATGGCCAATCTATAAAGGACAGTTTGATGTATGA
- the LOC122015007 gene encoding uncharacterized protein LOC122015007 isoform X1, whose product MQNRKNASNRSDIAWKYGMEVDNNPRKIICSFCNKIISCGVYRFKQHLACTRKDVEACKSVPVEVKMEMAEVLTQLKKSSKRIMRNEEEEGMIESDPHKKGKMVKESISNKTIGNTLNSKKKLRDEACQQIVRFFRTSGIPFSCAKNPEFAKMFEFVGKCGSEFIPPSYHELENSSLEKEMKNTIDILEEYRYEWKKTGCSIICDEWTDMKGKFYCNFLVNNPAGTIFMKSIDTSGFSETTENIFEVLEEILEKVGEENVVQVMTNNTGNYKVAAKMLIEKRKKIVWSPCVIRLLDEILEDFEKNLSHHGITIAKGKKITTFIYSRIEIISTLRNFTKGKDFIGPTTTPSATAYLTLLYLFDIKDALITMCSMRMLKSEEVQQIVQDHGFWNDIVDCLNFALPIIEVILKIDSDEKPTMGFIYEETKCAKNRILSLNNTKGFETICKIIKERWNPLLHPLYSASYFLNPQLYRPDRTFENPNDHIDWLITMLTNDDSTKENQAKITSQLNYFQLGSGFLQSEAAMMVRHTKDPAKWWDSYGKHCPELQRMAIRLLNLTCSSCGSGQTWNAYEQVYLKKSSSLYQKKLNDLFLVIQNFKSKTQQARTKTFEGINPEVLSYEDEDEDEDEELITEKEVGEVSGAKKDMLVNVDVDEDVSEGVSFPGNYSGNEVDTCLSDPQSQGSASGVPLPGNHSGNEVDTCLSNPQSQGSPSGVPLPGNHSGNEVDTCLSNPQSQGSPSGVPLPGNHSGNEVDTCLYKPQPQSATSAGSHLYSEDWILSIMNETSEMTATMRVPLPGNHGGNEDDTSWYIPQPKSVASAGSHLYLDPWYHDGSFCQSRCRCVFLLLHSTSFSFLWGKKIEKEKPLIGLASVC is encoded by the exons ATGCAAAATAGAAAAAATGCATCAAACAGATCAGATATTGCTTGGAAGTATGGAATGGAAGTTGATAataatccaagaaaaatcataTGTAGCTTCTGCAACAAAATAATATCCTGTGGTGTTTATCGCTTCAAACAACACCTAGCTTGTACTAGGAAAGATGTGGAAGCATGCAAGAGTGTACCCGTTGAAGTCAAGATGGAAATGGCTGAAGTTTTAACCCAGCTAAAGAAATCTTCAAAAAGGATAATGAGgaatgaggaagaggagggaaTGATAGAAAGTGATCCACATAAGAAGGGAAAGATGGTCAAAGAATCGATCTCGAATAAAACAATTGGTAACACTCTGAATTCTAAAAAGAAATTAAGGGATGAAGCTTGTCAACAAATTGTTAGATTTTTTCGCACAAGTGGCATTCCCTTTAGTTGTGCAAAAAATCCAGAATTTGcaaaaatgtttgaatttgttggaAAATGTGGTTCAGAATTTATACCTCCTTCCTACCATGAGCTTGAAAATTCTTCTCtagaaaaagaaatgaaaaatacaATTGATATACTCGAGGAGTACAGATATGAGTGGAAGAAGACAGGTTGCTCAATAATATGTGATGAATGGACAGATATGAAGGGAAAGTTTTACTGTAATTTTTTGGTGAATAATCCAGCGGGTACTATTTTTATGAAATCTATTGATACATCTGGCTTTTCAGAAAcaactgaaaatatttttgaggTATTGGAGGAAATACTTGAAAAGGTTGGAGAAGAGAATGTTGTTCAAGTGATGACTAACAATACTGGAAATTATAAGGTTGCTGCGAAGATGTTgatagaaaagagaaaaaaaatagtttggaGCCCTTGTGTCATCCGACTGTTAGATGAAATTTTAGAAGATTTTGAGAAAAACTTGTCACATCATGGGATAACTATTGCTAAAGGTAAAAAGATTACTACATTCATTTATTCAAGAATCGAAATTATTTCGACGTTAAGGAATTTCACTAAAGGCAAGGATTTCATTGGACCAACTACTACTCCATCTGCTACTGCATATTTGACTTTGTTATATCTTTTTGATATTAAAGATGCACTTATTACAATGTGTTCAATGCGGATGTTGAAGTCCGAAGAAGTACAACAAATAGTTCAGGATCATGGATTTTGGAATGACATAGTTGATTGTTTGAACTTTGCTCTTCCTATCATTGAAGTAATTTTGAAGATAGATTCTGATGAGAAACCAACCATGGGATTCATATATGAAGAGACAAAATGTGCAAAAAATAGAATTCTATCATTGAATAATACGAAAGG GTTTGAGACCAtttgtaaaataattaaagaGAGATGGAATCCACTACTTCACCCACTATATTCAGCAAGTTATTTTTTGAACCCTCAATTGTACCGTCCTGATCGCACTTTCGAGAATCCAAATGATCATATTGATTGGTTAATAACTATGTTAACCAATGATGATTCGACGAAAGAAAATCAGGCAAAGATAACAAgtcaacttaattattttcaactaGGTTCAGGATTTTTACAAAGTGAGGCTGCAATGATGGTGAGACATACAAAAGATCCAGCTAAGTGGTGGGATTCATATGGAAAGCATTGTCCTGAGCTGCAAAGGATGGCGATTCGCCTATTAAATTTGACTTGTAGCTCTTGTGGAAGTGGACAAACTTGGAATGCATATGAgcaa GTTTACCTAAAGAAAAGCAGCAGCTTGTATCAAAAGAAGCTGAATGATTTGTTTCTTgtcattcaaaattttaaatcaaaaacCCAACAAGCTCGAACAAAAACATTTGAGGGCATTAATCCTGAAGTGTTGTcctatgaagatgaagatgaagatgaagatgaagaattgATAACTGAAAAGGAAGTTGGCGAAGTAAGTGGAGCAAAGAAGGATATGCTTGTCAATGTTGATGTAGATGAAGATGTTAGTGAAG GAGTTTCCTTTCCTGGAAATTATAGTGGAAATGAAGTCGATACATGTTTGTCTGATCCTCAAAGTCAAGGTTCAGCATCAG GAGTTCCCTTACCTGGAAATCATAGTGGAAATGAAGTGGATACATGTTTGTCTAATCCTCAAAGTCAAGGCTCACCATCTG GAGTTCCCTTACCTGGAAATCATAGTGGAAATGAAGTGGATACATGTTTGTCTAATCCTCAAAGTCAAGGCTCACCATCTG GAGTTCCCTTACCTGGAAATCATAGTGGAAATGAAGTGGATACATGTTTGTATAAACCTCAACCTCAAAGTGCAACATCAG CTGGTTCACATTTATATTCGGAAGATTGGATCCTTAGCATCATGAATGAAACTTCTGAAATGACAGCGACTATGC GAGTTCCCTTACCTGGAAATCATGGTGGAAATGAAGATGATACAAGTTGGTATATTCCTCAACCTAAGAGTGTAGCATCAG CTGGTTCACATTTATATCTGGATCCTTGGTACCATGACGGAAGCTTCTGTCAATCACGGTGCAGATGTGTGTTTCTACTTCTACATTCAACTTCCTTCAGCTTCCTTtggggaaaaaaaatagaaaaagaaaaaccgTTGATTGGCTTAGCCTCTGTTTGTTGA
- the LOC122015007 gene encoding uncharacterized protein LOC122015007 isoform X2, giving the protein MQNRKNASNRSDIAWKYGMEVDNNPRKIICSFCNKIISCGVYRFKQHLACTRKDVEACKSVPVEVKMEMAEVLTQLKKSSKRIMRNEEEEGMIESDPHKKGKMVKESISNKTIGNTLNSKKKLRDEACQQIVRFFRTSGIPFSCAKNPEFAKMFEFVGKCGSEFIPPSYHELENSSLEKEMKNTIDILEEYRYEWKKTGCSIICDEWTDMKGKFYCNFLVNNPAGTIFMKSIDTSGFSETTENIFEVLEEILEKVGEENVVQVMTNNTGNYKVAAKMLIEKRKKIVWSPCVIRLLDEILEDFEKNLSHHGITIAKGKKITTFIYSRIEIISTLRNFTKGKDFIGPTTTPSATAYLTLLYLFDIKDALITMCSMRMLKSEEVQQIVQDHGFWNDIVDCLNFALPIIEVILKIDSDEKPTMGFIYEETKCAKNRILSLNNTKGFETICKIIKERWNPLLHPLYSASYFLNPQLYRPDRTFENPNDHIDWLITMLTNDDSTKENQAKITSQLNYFQLGSGFLQSEAAMMVRHTKDPAKWWDSYGKHCPELQRMAIRLLNLTCSSCGSGQTWNAYEQVYLKKSSSLYQKKLNDLFLVIQNFKSKTQQARTKTFEGINPEVLSYEDEDEDEDEELITEKEVGEVSGAKKDMLVNVDVDEDVSEGVSFPGNYSGNEVDTCLSDPQSQGSASGVPLPGNHSGNEVDTCLSNPQSQGSPSGVPLPGNHSGNEVDTCLYKPQPQSATSAGSHLYSEDWILSIMNETSEMTATMRVPLPGNHGGNEDDTSWYIPQPKSVASAGSHLYLDPWYHDGSFCQSRCRCVFLLLHSTSFSFLWGKKIEKEKPLIGLASVC; this is encoded by the exons ATGCAAAATAGAAAAAATGCATCAAACAGATCAGATATTGCTTGGAAGTATGGAATGGAAGTTGATAataatccaagaaaaatcataTGTAGCTTCTGCAACAAAATAATATCCTGTGGTGTTTATCGCTTCAAACAACACCTAGCTTGTACTAGGAAAGATGTGGAAGCATGCAAGAGTGTACCCGTTGAAGTCAAGATGGAAATGGCTGAAGTTTTAACCCAGCTAAAGAAATCTTCAAAAAGGATAATGAGgaatgaggaagaggagggaaTGATAGAAAGTGATCCACATAAGAAGGGAAAGATGGTCAAAGAATCGATCTCGAATAAAACAATTGGTAACACTCTGAATTCTAAAAAGAAATTAAGGGATGAAGCTTGTCAACAAATTGTTAGATTTTTTCGCACAAGTGGCATTCCCTTTAGTTGTGCAAAAAATCCAGAATTTGcaaaaatgtttgaatttgttggaAAATGTGGTTCAGAATTTATACCTCCTTCCTACCATGAGCTTGAAAATTCTTCTCtagaaaaagaaatgaaaaatacaATTGATATACTCGAGGAGTACAGATATGAGTGGAAGAAGACAGGTTGCTCAATAATATGTGATGAATGGACAGATATGAAGGGAAAGTTTTACTGTAATTTTTTGGTGAATAATCCAGCGGGTACTATTTTTATGAAATCTATTGATACATCTGGCTTTTCAGAAAcaactgaaaatatttttgaggTATTGGAGGAAATACTTGAAAAGGTTGGAGAAGAGAATGTTGTTCAAGTGATGACTAACAATACTGGAAATTATAAGGTTGCTGCGAAGATGTTgatagaaaagagaaaaaaaatagtttggaGCCCTTGTGTCATCCGACTGTTAGATGAAATTTTAGAAGATTTTGAGAAAAACTTGTCACATCATGGGATAACTATTGCTAAAGGTAAAAAGATTACTACATTCATTTATTCAAGAATCGAAATTATTTCGACGTTAAGGAATTTCACTAAAGGCAAGGATTTCATTGGACCAACTACTACTCCATCTGCTACTGCATATTTGACTTTGTTATATCTTTTTGATATTAAAGATGCACTTATTACAATGTGTTCAATGCGGATGTTGAAGTCCGAAGAAGTACAACAAATAGTTCAGGATCATGGATTTTGGAATGACATAGTTGATTGTTTGAACTTTGCTCTTCCTATCATTGAAGTAATTTTGAAGATAGATTCTGATGAGAAACCAACCATGGGATTCATATATGAAGAGACAAAATGTGCAAAAAATAGAATTCTATCATTGAATAATACGAAAGG GTTTGAGACCAtttgtaaaataattaaagaGAGATGGAATCCACTACTTCACCCACTATATTCAGCAAGTTATTTTTTGAACCCTCAATTGTACCGTCCTGATCGCACTTTCGAGAATCCAAATGATCATATTGATTGGTTAATAACTATGTTAACCAATGATGATTCGACGAAAGAAAATCAGGCAAAGATAACAAgtcaacttaattattttcaactaGGTTCAGGATTTTTACAAAGTGAGGCTGCAATGATGGTGAGACATACAAAAGATCCAGCTAAGTGGTGGGATTCATATGGAAAGCATTGTCCTGAGCTGCAAAGGATGGCGATTCGCCTATTAAATTTGACTTGTAGCTCTTGTGGAAGTGGACAAACTTGGAATGCATATGAgcaa GTTTACCTAAAGAAAAGCAGCAGCTTGTATCAAAAGAAGCTGAATGATTTGTTTCTTgtcattcaaaattttaaatcaaaaacCCAACAAGCTCGAACAAAAACATTTGAGGGCATTAATCCTGAAGTGTTGTcctatgaagatgaagatgaagatgaagatgaagaattgATAACTGAAAAGGAAGTTGGCGAAGTAAGTGGAGCAAAGAAGGATATGCTTGTCAATGTTGATGTAGATGAAGATGTTAGTGAAG GAGTTTCCTTTCCTGGAAATTATAGTGGAAATGAAGTCGATACATGTTTGTCTGATCCTCAAAGTCAAGGTTCAGCATCAG GAGTTCCCTTACCTGGAAATCATAGTGGAAATGAAGTGGATACATGTTTGTCTAATCCTCAAAGTCAAGGCTCACCATCTG GAGTTCCCTTACCTGGAAATCATAGTGGAAATGAAGTGGATACATGTTTGTATAAACCTCAACCTCAAAGTGCAACATCAG CTGGTTCACATTTATATTCGGAAGATTGGATCCTTAGCATCATGAATGAAACTTCTGAAATGACAGCGACTATGC GAGTTCCCTTACCTGGAAATCATGGTGGAAATGAAGATGATACAAGTTGGTATATTCCTCAACCTAAGAGTGTAGCATCAG CTGGTTCACATTTATATCTGGATCCTTGGTACCATGACGGAAGCTTCTGTCAATCACGGTGCAGATGTGTGTTTCTACTTCTACATTCAACTTCCTTCAGCTTCCTTtggggaaaaaaaatagaaaaagaaaaaccgTTGATTGGCTTAGCCTCTGTTTGTTGA